The Streptomyces sp. NBC_01353 genome contains a region encoding:
- a CDS encoding helix-turn-helix transcriptional regulator, translated as MDAELAELLDSIGPRLRALRRDRGLTLETLAEDTGISVSTLSRLESGRRRPTLDLLIPLARAHRVALDQLVAAPATGDPRVHLTPRSREGGSVLVPLTQYPGRVQVFKQVLAYREPRLVTHSGYEWLYVLAGELRLILGEREVTLRPGEVAEFDTGEPHWFGPAGREAVEILHLFGPHGDQAVIRTGQTTSG; from the coding sequence ATGGATGCCGAACTCGCGGAACTCCTCGACAGCATCGGGCCACGGCTGCGCGCCCTGCGGCGCGACCGCGGCCTCACCCTCGAAACCCTCGCGGAGGACACCGGGATCTCCGTGAGCACGCTGTCGCGCCTGGAGTCGGGCCGGCGGCGTCCGACGCTCGACCTCCTCATTCCGCTCGCCAGGGCGCACCGCGTCGCGCTGGACCAGCTGGTGGCGGCCCCGGCCACCGGCGATCCGCGGGTCCATCTGACACCGCGGAGCCGGGAGGGCGGAAGCGTCCTCGTCCCGCTGACGCAGTACCCGGGCCGTGTCCAGGTCTTCAAGCAGGTCCTCGCGTACCGCGAACCGAGACTGGTGACCCACTCCGGTTACGAATGGCTCTACGTGCTCGCCGGGGAGCTCCGCCTCATCCTCGGGGAGCGCGAGGTCACCCTCCGGCCGGGCGAGGTGGCCGAGTTCGACACCGGCGAACCGCACTGGTTCGGCCCCGCCGGCCGCGAAGCGGTGGAGATCCTGCACCTGTTCGGCCCCCACGGGGACCAGGCCGTCATCCGTACCGGCCAGACGACGAGCGGCTGA
- a CDS encoding MFS transporter encodes MLTKSLAAPPSPLSARRRWTVLAVCALSLFLAGVDTTIVNVGLPEIGRGLDVGTRGLEWVVDAYTVVMASLLIVSGALADRFGRRRVFQCGLLVFGLASLACALAPSLGVLVAARAVQGIGGSMLSPVALAIVVNAMPDPRERARAIGVWASVFGLSMAAGPVTGGALIAAFGWRSVFWINAPVVVAALVLVAVFVPESLGERARRLDLPGQVLLTLVLCLSVGILIEGPRIGWTSPAALAGYALTAAATAGFVLVELRRGEPLMDLGPFRRPPFVTAVLGATAVFVALNVTLLLNTFYLQHTRGWTPLATGAATLPMALGATLCAPWSGTLVGRLGPRRPLILAGGFTAAGGLCLVNLGQDTSVSLILLAFLLIGIGFGFANAPLTNTAVSGLPPSRAGVAGAITSTARQVGAAVGIAVAGGLVAGASPVGLAAETRPGWLLVSACGLFLLVVARAAGPRSARTPLGGVLSIL; translated from the coding sequence GTGCTCACGAAATCCCTTGCCGCTCCACCCTCCCCGCTGAGCGCGCGCCGGCGCTGGACGGTGCTGGCGGTCTGCGCGCTCAGCTTGTTCCTAGCCGGTGTGGACACCACCATCGTCAACGTGGGGCTGCCCGAGATCGGGCGAGGCCTCGATGTGGGCACGCGTGGTCTCGAGTGGGTCGTCGACGCCTACACCGTGGTCATGGCCAGCCTGCTCATCGTCTCCGGCGCCCTCGCGGACCGTTTCGGGCGCCGTCGGGTCTTCCAGTGCGGACTGCTCGTCTTCGGCCTGGCGTCCCTCGCGTGCGCCCTCGCCCCGTCCCTCGGCGTGCTCGTCGCCGCCCGGGCCGTCCAGGGGATCGGGGGCTCGATGCTGAGTCCGGTAGCCCTGGCGATCGTGGTGAACGCGATGCCCGACCCACGGGAACGGGCCCGCGCGATCGGGGTGTGGGCCTCGGTCTTCGGGCTCAGCATGGCGGCGGGCCCGGTCACCGGCGGGGCGCTCATCGCCGCGTTCGGCTGGCGGTCGGTGTTCTGGATCAACGCGCCGGTAGTCGTCGCCGCTCTCGTCCTGGTCGCCGTGTTCGTGCCGGAGTCCCTCGGGGAGCGCGCCCGGCGCCTCGACCTGCCCGGCCAGGTGCTCCTCACCTTGGTCCTCTGCCTCTCTGTCGGAATCCTCATCGAAGGACCCCGCATCGGCTGGACGTCACCCGCGGCCCTTGCCGGTTACGCCCTGACCGCGGCGGCCACGGCCGGCTTCGTCCTCGTCGAGTTGCGCCGCGGCGAACCCCTGATGGACCTCGGCCCCTTCCGCCGACCGCCGTTCGTCACGGCGGTGCTCGGCGCGACGGCGGTGTTCGTCGCGCTGAACGTGACCCTCCTGCTCAACACCTTCTACCTCCAGCACACCCGTGGCTGGACACCGCTCGCGACCGGTGCCGCGACTCTGCCCATGGCGCTCGGGGCCACTCTGTGCGCGCCCTGGTCCGGCACCCTGGTGGGTCGTCTCGGACCGCGCCGTCCGCTGATCCTCGCGGGCGGATTCACCGCGGCCGGTGGTCTGTGCCTGGTGAACCTGGGCCAGGACACGAGCGTTTCGCTGATCCTCCTCGCCTTCCTGCTGATCGGCATCGGGTTCGGCTTCGCCAACGCCCCCCTGACCAACACCGCGGTCAGCGGTCTGCCGCCGTCCCGGGCCGGAGTGGCGGGGGCGATCACCTCCACCGCGCGCCAGGTCGGCGCGGCGGTCGGCATCGCCGTGGCCGGCGGCCTGGTCGCGGGCGCCAGCCCCGTCGGCCTCGCCGCCGAGACCCGTCCGGGATGGCTGCTCGTGTCGGCCTGCGGACTCTTCCTCCTCGTCGTGGCGCGCGCCGCGGGGCCCCGGTCCGCCAGGACCCCCCTAGGGGGTGTCTTGTCGATCCTGTGA
- a CDS encoding DUF6207 family protein: protein MVFDSTAPDEDTIRSVMDTLQHQWATSGITPVSRTPGGAAGVTARVYADTRRCPCTDETS, encoded by the coding sequence GTGGTCTTCGACAGCACCGCTCCCGATGAGGACACTATCCGTTCGGTAATGGACACCCTCCAGCACCAGTGGGCCACATCAGGCATCACCCCGGTGTCGCGCACCCCGGGAGGCGCGGCGGGGGTCACGGCGCGGGTGTACGCGGACACCCGACGCTGCCCCTGTACGGACGAAACTTCGTGA
- a CDS encoding serine hydrolase domain-containing protein — protein MSARSGVRSRSRVRLRLSGATLAASAAFAALVQPAQATGTPPPPDRALQKQLNDLVRTAGGPPGVIALMRQGDRTAVYRAGVADTRIGRPPRTTDHMRIASVAKAFSGAVALRLVDRHKLDLDDTIGERLPSLPAAWHQVTLRQLLSHTSGLPDFSTAPAFLEILQEDPRHHFDSRRLLDFVADRDLLFPPGSKYEYSNSDNIAVALMAEAVTGQRYEQLLEQLVYRPLHLRQTSLPPGYQLPRPYLHGYDVTPPAPPEDISEVLSASGVWASGGIVSTPKDLNAFVRTWAGGHGFLSEETRRQQRTFIPGAASEPAGPGVNAGGLAIFRYTTRCGTVYGHTGNFPGYTQLAVGTPDGKRSLTFSINTQTSKSLKPELLAKVRAVQEDFVCALLRR, from the coding sequence GTGTCGGCACGCTCTGGAGTCCGTTCCCGCTCGCGCGTACGTCTGCGTCTGTCCGGCGCCACCCTGGCCGCGTCCGCGGCGTTCGCCGCCCTTGTCCAGCCCGCACAGGCCACGGGCACGCCACCGCCCCCGGACAGGGCCCTGCAGAAGCAGCTGAACGACCTCGTCCGTACGGCCGGAGGGCCGCCTGGAGTGATCGCGCTGATGCGGCAGGGCGATCGGACGGCGGTCTACCGGGCGGGCGTCGCCGACACGAGGATCGGCCGCCCGCCCCGTACAACCGATCACATGCGGATCGCGAGCGTCGCCAAGGCCTTCAGCGGAGCGGTTGCCCTGCGCCTGGTGGACCGGCACAAGCTGGACCTCGACGACACGATCGGCGAGCGCCTGCCGTCACTGCCTGCCGCATGGCATCAGGTGACGCTCCGCCAGCTGCTCAGCCACACCAGCGGGCTGCCCGACTTCTCGACGGCGCCGGCGTTCCTCGAGATCCTGCAGGAGGACCCCAGGCATCACTTCGACTCCCGCCGGCTGCTCGATTTCGTCGCCGACCGGGACCTGCTGTTCCCGCCGGGATCAAAGTACGAGTACTCAAACTCCGACAACATTGCTGTCGCGCTGATGGCTGAGGCGGTCACGGGACAGCGGTACGAGCAGCTGCTCGAGCAGCTCGTGTACCGGCCCCTCCACCTGCGGCAGACCAGCCTCCCCCCGGGCTACCAGCTGCCGAGGCCGTACCTGCACGGCTACGACGTGACTCCCCCCGCCCCGCCAGAAGACATCAGCGAGGTCCTCAGCGCGTCGGGCGTCTGGGCCTCCGGCGGTATCGTCTCGACGCCGAAGGACCTCAACGCCTTCGTCCGCACCTGGGCCGGCGGACACGGCTTCCTATCGGAGGAGACCCGCCGCCAGCAGCGGACGTTCATCCCCGGCGCCGCCTCGGAGCCCGCCGGTCCCGGCGTCAACGCGGGCGGACTGGCGATCTTCCGCTACACGACGCGGTGCGGCACGGTCTACGGCCACACCGGTAACTTCCCGGGCTATACCCAGCTCGCGGTCGGCACTCCGGACGGCAAGCGGTCCCTCACGTTCTCGATCAACACCCAGACCAGCAAGAGCCTCAAGCCGGAGCTGCTGGCCAAGGTCCGCGCCGTCCAGGAGGACTTCGTCTGCGCCCTGCTGCGGCGCTGA
- a CDS encoding SMI1/KNR4 family protein: MAQQILPPSESWRLIDAWLATHVASDFALLNPPATPDEIGHAERILGGRLPGDLAESLRCHNGVSAWTTILPEQSPLAVSGIVDHWQTCMNVAAESEGLTPRPWEEEPWWHPLWVPWAESADGAAQVIDQRPGPDTGRLGWAAHSGGGDFTDSWPDLASLLHAVAQALHEGGDVRGLHPYLTTQGGMWWDEEGCGELNGHPLRSAPIGLP; the protein is encoded by the coding sequence ATGGCACAGCAGATCTTGCCCCCGTCGGAGTCCTGGCGCCTGATCGATGCCTGGCTGGCGACGCATGTGGCCTCCGATTTCGCACTCCTCAATCCGCCAGCGACACCGGACGAGATTGGACATGCGGAACGGATCCTCGGTGGCCGACTGCCCGGTGATCTCGCTGAGTCTCTGCGATGCCACAACGGCGTGAGCGCCTGGACAACCATCCTGCCGGAGCAGTCCCCGCTCGCAGTGAGCGGCATCGTGGACCATTGGCAGACCTGCATGAATGTCGCGGCGGAGAGCGAGGGCCTGACCCCTCGCCCCTGGGAAGAGGAGCCTTGGTGGCACCCGCTCTGGGTTCCCTGGGCTGAGAGTGCCGATGGCGCGGCGCAGGTCATCGACCAACGTCCTGGTCCTGACACGGGGCGTCTCGGCTGGGCAGCCCACAGCGGTGGCGGCGACTTCACCGATTCCTGGCCTGACCTGGCGAGCCTTCTCCACGCGGTCGCGCAAGCTCTTCATGAAGGTGGAGACGTCCGCGGGCTGCATCCCTACCTCACAACGCAAGGTGGGATGTGGTGGGACGAAGAGGGCTGCGGCGAGCTGAACGGTCACCCGCTGAGGTCCGCACCGATCGGGCTGCCCTAG
- a CDS encoding DUF6193 family natural product biosynthesis protein — protein MARQSVPSNSYPAKRDNTSRRPGVVEGHVNRVKTLKRGTGLAIEPLHNGRFIVRRRNPFAVIGEVDTAEEAVTLVLELLPTGSEPVITSSEDERV, from the coding sequence ATGGCGCGCCAGTCAGTGCCATCGAACTCGTATCCGGCGAAGAGGGACAACACTTCCAGGAGGCCAGGCGTCGTCGAAGGCCACGTCAACAGAGTCAAGACGCTCAAGAGAGGGACGGGCCTCGCGATCGAGCCCTTGCACAACGGACGGTTCATTGTTCGCCGACGTAATCCCTTCGCCGTGATCGGCGAAGTCGACACCGCCGAAGAGGCTGTGACTCTAGTGCTTGAACTCCTACCCACCGGCTCTGAGCCCGTCATCACCTCCTCTGAGGACGAGCGTGTGTGA
- a CDS encoding DUF1877 domain-containing protein: MAVTQQLARIPAECLAACRQSASVSPDGDPHWDPPAPDVLDLDWAPALLARLGEVTGLDEVHLDALRQATDGDTNIDLGFLNTHPHAIGPFGPAPTALSPAQVARVSQLLGRIDVLARKATLPTDDHETGSLIGHGAEHIIGGPREYLLKHFSALRDFYLDAAKRHLLVVLWWD, translated from the coding sequence ATGGCCGTCACCCAGCAGCTCGCCCGCATCCCGGCGGAATGTCTCGCTGCCTGCCGACAGTCAGCCAGCGTGTCGCCGGACGGCGATCCTCACTGGGATCCGCCGGCCCCGGACGTGCTGGACCTGGACTGGGCGCCGGCCTTGCTGGCACGCCTCGGCGAGGTGACCGGTCTCGACGAGGTCCACCTCGATGCTCTACGCCAGGCCACCGACGGCGACACCAATATCGATCTGGGCTTCCTCAATACGCACCCGCACGCCATCGGTCCCTTCGGGCCTGCCCCTACGGCCCTGTCCCCCGCTCAAGTGGCGCGTGTATCCCAACTGCTCGGACGGATCGACGTGCTCGCCCGCAAGGCAACCCTGCCCACCGACGACCACGAAACCGGATCCCTGATCGGCCACGGGGCCGAACACATCATCGGCGGCCCGAGGGAGTACCTGCTGAAGCACTTCAGCGCTCTGCGTGACTTCTACCTCGACGCAGCGAAGCGCCACCTGCTCGTCGTGCTCTGGTGGGACTGA
- a CDS encoding VCBS repeat-containing protein — protein MSHARPARRQLAAAVVTVLAVTVGSTALAAPAIAVPATEATTGAAETTTSVAPFLKNSTIIGAGATGYLALTKTAPTGEEPYAQVLYWVPADGSTATEINWSAKVESTGSGDIVASNWATGADLTDMATGQKLASVSLGGESETAYAGAAGKALFTTLFNENGDRITHMHSTTSGSAMMTAGLPGDAYSVRVTPGTADHALLTYSTQTGTSYTKYAATLDLATNTVTETYELPKTHGDLAVSATHLAWVEYDAAANVTVVVVDRATKAAQNFKAGSAGGRDVEVGLVGDWVTYGTRSGLESWAPDALNALTARSLKDGTTTRKLLDHTLRAAVAPDGAQVVRGGTVEQGEGLYRIAPGIDGIPAATLVASSGESTPVALLGSNVPAVIDLDQNRGQAQLGWTLSRYNVRATVTLRHVRTGKTISQEVIRPTNGVVRFDWKGDLGHQYETAYNGDYTWQISAEPLNGIGPVLTSSGTFKAVRKPAPHDYNDNGTPDVLLRDGSGRIWRADSHFAYYNPWLASAEQKLIGSGWNIYNQIEAAGNIAGAAHADLVARDKDGVLWHFLGKGDGTFAPRYKISAGLGGYNKIAAGSDLNGDAKPDLVATDTAGAMWLYKGTGSWSAPFTTRVKIGTGWQGYNQITATGNIAGAPAGDLVARDTAGVLWLYLGKGDGTFAPRIKIGAGWGGYSHLVGIGDADRDGRPDLVATNASDTNTYLYKGTGSWSAPFGQRQATSLPNNRPTSVA, from the coding sequence TTGTCCCACGCCCGTCCCGCCCGTAGGCAGCTGGCCGCAGCCGTTGTCACCGTGCTCGCCGTTACCGTGGGCTCGACCGCGCTGGCCGCCCCGGCGATCGCCGTACCGGCCACCGAGGCCACGACGGGGGCGGCCGAGACCACGACGAGCGTCGCCCCGTTCCTGAAGAACAGCACCATCATCGGCGCGGGCGCCACGGGCTATCTGGCCCTGACGAAGACCGCGCCCACGGGTGAGGAGCCTTACGCCCAGGTGCTGTACTGGGTTCCGGCGGACGGCTCCACCGCCACGGAAATCAACTGGTCCGCCAAGGTCGAGAGCACTGGCTCGGGCGACATCGTGGCCTCCAACTGGGCTACCGGTGCTGACCTCACCGACATGGCGACCGGCCAGAAGCTGGCCTCGGTGTCCCTCGGCGGTGAGAGCGAGACCGCGTACGCGGGAGCTGCGGGCAAGGCGCTGTTCACCACCCTGTTCAACGAGAACGGGGACCGGATCACCCACATGCACAGCACGACCAGCGGGTCGGCCATGATGACGGCAGGTCTTCCTGGGGACGCCTACAGCGTCAGGGTTACGCCCGGCACGGCCGATCACGCCCTGCTGACTTACAGCACCCAGACGGGTACGTCGTACACGAAGTACGCGGCGACGCTCGACCTCGCCACCAACACGGTGACGGAGACGTACGAACTTCCCAAGACCCATGGTGACCTCGCCGTCTCGGCGACGCACCTCGCCTGGGTCGAGTACGACGCGGCGGCCAACGTCACGGTGGTGGTAGTCGACCGCGCGACCAAGGCAGCGCAGAATTTCAAGGCCGGCAGCGCCGGAGGCCGTGACGTCGAGGTCGGTCTGGTCGGTGACTGGGTCACGTACGGCACGCGCAGCGGACTCGAATCCTGGGCGCCGGACGCTTTGAATGCCCTGACCGCACGCAGCCTGAAGGACGGGACCACCACCCGCAAGCTCCTCGACCACACCCTCAGGGCCGCTGTCGCACCCGACGGTGCCCAGGTCGTGCGCGGCGGCACGGTCGAGCAGGGCGAGGGCCTCTACCGGATCGCCCCCGGCATCGACGGCATCCCGGCCGCCACGCTCGTCGCGAGCAGCGGCGAGTCCACCCCGGTCGCCCTGCTGGGCTCCAACGTCCCCGCCGTGATCGACCTCGACCAGAACCGCGGCCAGGCACAGCTCGGGTGGACGCTGTCCCGGTACAACGTGCGGGCCACTGTCACCCTGCGCCACGTCCGGACCGGAAAGACGATCTCCCAGGAAGTCATCCGGCCGACGAACGGGGTCGTGCGCTTCGACTGGAAGGGCGATCTCGGCCACCAGTACGAAACCGCGTACAACGGCGACTACACCTGGCAGATCAGCGCCGAGCCCCTGAACGGCATCGGTCCGGTCCTGACCTCCTCCGGCACGTTCAAGGCCGTCCGCAAGCCCGCCCCGCACGACTACAACGACAACGGCACCCCCGACGTGCTCCTGCGCGACGGGTCGGGCCGGATATGGCGCGCCGATTCACACTTCGCCTACTACAACCCCTGGCTGGCGTCGGCGGAGCAGAAGCTCATCGGCAGCGGTTGGAACATCTACAACCAGATCGAGGCAGCCGGAAACATCGCCGGAGCCGCCCATGCGGACCTCGTCGCCCGGGACAAGGACGGCGTCCTGTGGCACTTCCTCGGCAAGGGCGACGGAACCTTCGCACCCCGGTACAAGATCAGCGCCGGCTTGGGTGGCTACAACAAGATCGCCGCGGGCAGCGACCTCAACGGCGACGCCAAGCCCGACCTCGTCGCCACCGACACAGCAGGCGCCATGTGGCTCTACAAGGGCACCGGCAGCTGGAGCGCCCCCTTCACCACCCGTGTGAAGATCGGCACAGGCTGGCAGGGCTACAACCAGATCACCGCCACCGGGAACATCGCCGGCGCACCGGCCGGTGACCTCGTCGCCCGCGACACCGCTGGCGTCCTGTGGCTTTACCTCGGCAAGGGCGACGGCACCTTCGCCCCTCGTATCAAGATCGGCGCCGGCTGGGGCGGGTACAGTCATCTCGTCGGCATCGGGGACGCCGACCGCGACGGCCGCCCCGACCTGGTCGCGACCAACGCCAGCGACACCAATACGTACCTGTACAAGGGCACGGGAAGCTGGAGCGCCCCCTTCGGTCAGCGACAGGCCACCAGCCTGCCCAACAACAGGCCCACCTCAGTGGCCTGA
- a CDS encoding pentapeptide repeat-containing protein: MTSNSPRQQRRSGLRLWPVGPVLSLAFFTAITVASVVFYAGWDLLGVQGIKTERRLDSSTLFDLVKLSFGVVAGAGALVALIVAYRRQRVDEDGALRDATRLHTERFTAAVGQLGDGFAAVRLGGVHALAGLADDAPTRELRQTCIDVLCAYLRLPYTAETDLPEGDVAARHEYLALREVRHTVIRLVRDHLRHPPEHPRSWQGHDLDFTGVVFDGGDLSHSSFSGGNVSFVDARFSSGISFMSARFSGAHVDFTDATISGGISFMDARFSSGTVWFVNAKLSSGGISFTNARFTGGSITFASARLTGGVINFVRTRFNGGAIHFVNARSNSGAIIFSDAGFGSTTIDFSSALFGADALSFSDGSSDPSTGIRWPVPPGIRIPRSWAPASITSDATRARAATQPQSPGD, encoded by the coding sequence GTGACCTCGAACTCGCCTCGCCAGCAGCGGCGCTCCGGGCTGCGCCTGTGGCCTGTCGGGCCCGTCCTGTCCCTCGCGTTCTTCACCGCAATCACCGTCGCCAGCGTCGTGTTCTACGCCGGATGGGACCTGCTCGGCGTCCAGGGCATCAAGACCGAACGGCGCCTCGACTCTTCGACGTTGTTCGACCTAGTGAAGCTGTCGTTCGGGGTGGTCGCTGGTGCTGGGGCCCTCGTCGCCCTCATCGTCGCCTACCGCCGTCAGCGGGTAGACGAGGATGGCGCCCTCCGAGACGCCACCCGATTGCACACCGAGCGGTTCACCGCAGCCGTCGGCCAGCTTGGCGATGGATTCGCGGCCGTGAGGCTGGGCGGCGTCCACGCGCTGGCCGGCCTAGCCGACGACGCCCCCACCCGGGAACTGCGCCAGACATGCATCGACGTCTTGTGCGCCTATCTGCGCCTGCCTTACACCGCCGAGACCGACCTCCCTGAGGGCGACGTGGCTGCTCGCCACGAGTACCTCGCGCTGCGAGAAGTCCGGCACACCGTCATCCGCCTCGTTCGTGACCACCTCCGCCACCCACCTGAGCATCCCCGCTCCTGGCAGGGTCATGACCTGGACTTCACTGGCGTCGTGTTCGACGGCGGCGACCTCTCGCACTCTTCTTTCTCGGGGGGCAATGTCTCCTTCGTTGATGCCAGGTTCAGCTCTGGGATCAGCTTCATGAGCGCCAGGTTCAGTGGTGCTCACGTTGACTTCACGGACGCCACCATCAGCGGCGGCATCAGTTTCATGGACGCAAGGTTCAGCAGCGGCACCGTCTGGTTCGTGAACGCGAAGTTGAGCAGCGGCGGCATCAGCTTCACGAATGCAAGGTTCACCGGTGGCAGCATCACGTTCGCCAGCGCAAGGCTCACAGGTGGCGTCATCAACTTCGTGAGAACCAGGTTCAACGGCGGCGCAATCCATTTCGTCAACGCCAGGTCCAACAGCGGAGCCATCATCTTCTCGGACGCAGGGTTCGGCAGTACCACCATCGACTTCAGCAGTGCCTTGTTCGGCGCCGACGCCCTCTCCTTCAGCGACGGGAGTAGCGACCCTTCGACAGGCATACGGTGGCCAGTACCACCGGGAATCCGTATCCCGAGGTCTTGGGCCCCTGCGTCAATAACAAGCGACGCAACCAGGGCACGCGCAGCCACTCAGCCCCAGAGCCCGGGTGATTAA
- a CDS encoding N-acetyltransferase: MIRQETADDHRDVREVHTRAFGDSDRVPGLVEALRVAEAALAPMSFVAFVDDRVVGHVLLSATRLDAPRRIVDVLSLSPLGVVPEFQRQGIGTQLIAHALEAADSQGVPLVFLEGSPRYYGTRGFESASALGFRSPSLRIPEAAFQVARLSAHEPWMTGTFVYSEAFWAFDCVGLRDPED; encoded by the coding sequence GTGATCCGGCAAGAGACCGCTGACGATCACCGAGATGTGCGCGAGGTTCATACGCGCGCCTTCGGTGACAGCGATCGGGTTCCCGGACTCGTGGAGGCACTTCGCGTTGCGGAGGCTGCATTGGCGCCGATGTCCTTTGTCGCTTTCGTTGATGACCGGGTCGTCGGGCATGTCCTGCTGAGCGCGACGCGGTTGGACGCTCCGCGCCGGATCGTGGACGTCCTGTCGCTGTCACCGCTGGGCGTGGTCCCGGAGTTCCAGCGTCAGGGCATCGGTACGCAGCTCATCGCCCACGCCCTCGAGGCGGCCGACAGCCAGGGTGTGCCGTTGGTATTCCTGGAGGGTTCGCCGCGCTACTACGGCACGCGCGGCTTCGAGAGTGCCAGCGCGTTGGGCTTCCGTTCGCCGTCGCTGCGTATCCCTGAAGCCGCGTTTCAGGTCGCCCGGTTGTCCGCTCACGAGCCGTGGATGACGGGCACCTTCGTCTACTCAGAGGCCTTTTGGGCCTTTGACTGCGTCGGCCTGCGCGACCCCGAGGACTGA
- a CDS encoding Tn3 family transposase — protein MRAISEASAALGLVLNALVLFNTRYMDAAVNQPRADGFVVRDEDVVRLSPFVRHHINMLGRFSFQLPDLPGGLRPLRDKDATDEE, from the coding sequence TTGCGTGCGATCAGCGAGGCGTCGGCCGCCCTGGGCCTGGTCCTGAATGCGCTCGTGCTGTTCAACACCCGCTACATGGACGCCGCTGTGAACCAGCCGCGGGCGGACGGCTTCGTCGTCCGCGACGAGGACGTGGTCCGCCTCTCCCCGTTTGTCCGGCACCACATCAACATGCTCGGCCGCTTCTCCTTCCAGCTCCCCGATCTGCCCGGCGGCCTGCGTCCGCTTCGCGACAAGGACGCGACCGACGAGGAGTGA
- a CDS encoding DUF5937 family protein, with protein sequence MTLRIDISGLPSERLRFAASPLAELTAMLHVLAEPGHHPRLAGWAGDVWAGLRPELAERLREAEFLWRSSRAEFLVPARPRPTLAEELDDVDRIDDETYVSSALVTTCGSNRVRFAAPSPLTDATARERALDLAQARGARQEAFAERLLADPAAVRARVRRTLEQCADAFFDAAWTSVAVQLATDLRLKNDLLKRQGVAAALASVSGAVTLAPDGDCIIVDKLQDKATAAHGTGVTFIPSVFGRPHLVAVHAPGWQPVVQYPVAEPSPSEPVSLETVTLRLEALAHPVRLRLLRTLARGPHTTGELAHAWELSPPEVSRHLAVLRHAGLLTARRRGRYVHYTLDLSAMTTLGTNLLSAVLR encoded by the coding sequence GTGACGTTGAGGATCGACATCAGCGGCCTGCCGTCCGAGCGATTGCGGTTCGCCGCCTCCCCGCTGGCTGAGCTGACCGCGATGCTGCACGTGCTGGCCGAACCCGGGCATCATCCGCGACTCGCCGGCTGGGCCGGGGATGTCTGGGCGGGGCTGCGGCCGGAGCTGGCCGAGCGGTTGCGGGAGGCGGAGTTCCTCTGGCGTTCCTCGCGAGCCGAATTCCTGGTCCCCGCCCGGCCTCGGCCGACCCTCGCCGAGGAGTTGGACGACGTGGACCGGATCGACGACGAAACGTATGTGAGTTCCGCGCTCGTTACCACGTGCGGCAGCAACCGGGTCCGCTTCGCTGCGCCGTCGCCGCTCACCGACGCGACGGCGCGCGAGCGGGCCCTGGACCTGGCCCAGGCCCGCGGCGCGCGGCAAGAGGCCTTCGCGGAACGGCTGCTCGCAGATCCGGCCGCCGTGCGGGCACGGGTGCGCCGCACTCTCGAACAGTGCGCCGACGCCTTCTTCGACGCCGCCTGGACGAGCGTCGCCGTGCAACTGGCCACCGACCTGCGTCTGAAGAACGACCTGCTGAAGCGCCAGGGCGTCGCGGCGGCACTCGCATCGGTCTCCGGAGCAGTCACCCTGGCACCGGACGGCGACTGCATCATCGTGGACAAGCTGCAGGACAAGGCGACCGCCGCCCACGGCACCGGGGTCACCTTCATCCCCAGCGTCTTCGGCCGCCCGCACCTGGTGGCGGTCCACGCGCCCGGGTGGCAGCCGGTGGTGCAGTACCCCGTGGCCGAGCCGAGTCCATCGGAGCCGGTGTCGCTGGAAACCGTCACGCTTCGGCTGGAGGCGCTCGCCCATCCGGTACGGCTGCGGCTGCTGCGTACCCTGGCCCGCGGCCCGCACACCACCGGCGAGCTGGCCCACGCCTGGGAACTTTCACCCCCGGAGGTATCCCGCCACCTCGCCGTCCTGCGCCACGCCGGGCTGCTTACGGCCCGACGGCGCGGTCGCTACGTCCACTACACCCTCGACCTGTCCGCGATGACGACGCTGGGCACGAACCTGCTGTCGGCCGTGCTGCGCTGA